A genomic segment from Hypomesus transpacificus isolate Combined female chromosome 13, fHypTra1, whole genome shotgun sequence encodes:
- the LOC124475609 gene encoding transmembrane protein 100-like, whose protein sequence is MAHLFLAGKPSLPDDPASKPSTKVPMTTGQAASDRKSKEKPNNKDRSSDGLVTTVPLINEVQLTAATGGAELSCYRCTVPFGVVVLIAGVVVTAVAYSFNSHGSTISVLGLVLLASGLGLLGSSLLCWRARQGRRRRERRRESQTALMAGQGAMA, encoded by the coding sequence ATGGCTCACCTCTTCCTGGCAGGTAAACCCTCCCTTCCTGACGACCCGGCAAGCAAACCCTCAACCAAGGTTCCCATGACAACGGGTCAGGCGGCGTCAGACAGGAAATCTAAGGAGAAGCCGAACAACAAGGACCGTAGCAGCGACGGCCTAGTGACCACCGTGCCGTTAATCAATGAGGTCCAGCTCACTGCAGCCAcgggaggggcggagctgtcctGCTACCGTTGCACGGTACCGTTTGGCGTGGTGGTTCTGATCGCCGGTGTTGTGGTGACGGCAGTGGCATACAGTTTCAACTCCCACGGATCCACCATCTCAGTCCTGGGCCTGGTGCTGCTGGCGTCTGGGCTGGGTCTCCTGGGCTCCAGCCTGCTCTGCTGGAGGGCCcgccaggggaggaggaggagggagaggaggagggagagccagacaGCTCTCATGGCTGGGCAGGGAGCCATGGCCTGA